From Melospiza melodia melodia isolate bMelMel2 chromosome 31, bMelMel2.pri, whole genome shotgun sequence, one genomic window encodes:
- the NCKAP1L gene encoding LOW QUALITY PROTEIN: nck-associated protein 1-like (The sequence of the model RefSeq protein was modified relative to this genomic sequence to represent the inferred CDS: deleted 1 base in 1 codon): MALPSVYGDKLAEKLTLLNERGRGVLVRVYNLKKTCSDPRTRPAFLGDKAMEASAKFILKKFPHLDVRSSTQHLGPVHRDRGDIVRALAPFYQTFLDVLEFRDHVYELLNTIDASQCFFDIHINYDLTKGYLDLVVTYVSLVLLLARAEERRLLLGLYQCAHEMSHGASEPSFPRLAQMVLEYEHPLKKLPEEFGPHTKAVSSALLSLRAPFLRRCRDAELWRQEQLLSLLGPAGDMLSPVTSDSMACEYLSLEVMERWIILGFLACPGALGTPPCQELWRQALRGSLFVPLVRDEAVAVHRVTEELLGGLKGYGKRVADVKECREHAAAHSPALHRGRRSFLRGAVRELAALLEDQPGLLGPKALLVFVALSLCRDEVSWLSRHAEHVTKSKNPEDFSDSRLAELLFALEQLRALVRRHLRLLRRYHRHYLARFDALVLSDVIQNLSVCPEEESVILSSFVSSLSALAAKEVDEQEQFDFTALHLDWFRLQAYTSVAKAALPLSSNADVGRAMSLVVFHTRLLDRPEELLDETSDLSHLCFYPRPLERMFAQTLDEPSMLRFAIAFPLLCAHFSRCQHPMCPEEYPQLEAAALGLCHKFLEELARVGSGCVLDACAEQHNLSQQVCPKHCAATISRARVKKTPKQPPRKGDPQRDKPGTESHRRDRTLTTNMDKLHLTLAELSLSLNHVPNFTVFGHTVTPAEYLSSHLEARLTKAIVAMAGYSQASQEVARPSEVLAGLGAYMGLVQRLGHLVALDTARLLRTVLLQQSHPRDGSGQPTLTAIYTNWYLEALLRQASTGAVLLSPALQAFTTVPREEQPPFSAAEFSDVSEMRALAELIGPYGMRFLSENLMWHVGSQVAELKKLVVENMDTLVQLRCCRAEQRPALLPRLS; encoded by the exons ATGGCCCTGCCCTCGGTGTACGGGGACAAGCTGGCCGAGAAGCTGACGCTGCTCAACGAGCGCGGCCGGGGGGTCCTCGTCAGGGTTTACAACCTCAAAAAg ACGTGCTCGGAC CCCCGCACGCGGCCGGCCTTCCTCGGGGACAAGGCCATGGAGGCCTCGGCCAAGTTCATCCTGAAGAAATTCCCGCACCTGGACGTGCGCAGCAGCACC cagcacctgggcccggtgcacagggacagaggggacatcgtGCGGGCGCTGGCCCCGTTCTACCAAACCTTCCTGGACGTGCTGGAGTTCCGG gaCCACGTCTACGAGCTGCTCAACACCATCGACGCCAGCCAGTGCTTCTTCGACATC caCATCAACTACGACCTCACCAAGGGCTACCTGGACCTGGTTGTCACCTACgtgtccctggtgctgctgctggcgcGCGCCGAGGAGCGGCGCCTGCTGCTGGGGCTCTACCAGTGCGCGCACGAGATGAGCCACGGCGCCAG CGAGCCCAGCTTCCCCCGGCTGGCGCAGATGGTGCTGGAGTACGAGCACCCCCTGAAGAAGCTGCCCGAGGAGTTCGGGCCCCACACCAAG gccGTGAGCAGCGCGCTGCTGTCCCTGCGGGCCCCGTTCCTGCGGCGCTGCCGGGACGCGGAGCTGTGgcgccaggagcagctgctgtccctgctgggacccGCGGGGGACATGCTGAGCCCGGTGACCAGTGACAGC atGGCCTGTGAGTACCTGTCCCTGGAGGTGATGGAGCGCTGGATCATCC tggGGTTCCTGGCATGCCCGGGCGCCCTGGGCACCCCCCCGTGCCAGGAGCTGTGGCGCCAGGCCCTGCGCGGGTCCCTCTTTGTGCCCCTGGTGCGCGACGAGGCCGTGGCCGTGCACAGGGTGACcgaggagctgctgggggggctcaaGGG GTACGGGAAGCGCGTGGCCGACGTCAAGGAGTGCCGGGAGCACGCGGCGGCGCACAG cccggcGCTGCACCGGGGCCGCCGCTCGTTCCTGCGCGGGGCCGTGCGGGAGCTGGCGGCGCTGCTGGAGGATCAGCCCGGCCTGCTCGGACCCAAG GCCCTGCTGGTGTTCGTGGCGCTGTCGCTGTGTCGCGACGAGGTGAGCTGGCTGTCGCGACATGCCGAGCACGTGACCAAGAGCAAGAACCCCGAGGACTTCAGCGACAG CCGCCTGGCGGAGCTGCTGTTCGCGCTGGAGCAGCTGCGGGCCCTGGTGCGGCGGCACCTGCGGCTCCTGCGCCGCTACCACCGGCACTACCTGGCCCGCTTCGACGCCCTCGTGCTCAGCGACGTCATCCAG AACCTCTCGGTGTGCCCCGAGGAGGAGTCGGTGATCCTCTCGTCCTTCGTCAGCTCCCTCTCGGCTCTGGCGGCCAAGGAAG tGGATGAGCAGGAGCAGTTCGACTTCACCGCGCTGCACCTGGACTGGTTCCGGCTCCAG gcCTACACGAGCGTGGCCAAGGCCGCGCTGCCGCTGAGCTCCAACGCTGACGTTGGCCGTGCCATGAGCCTGGTGGTGTTCCACACGCGCCTGCTGGACCGGCCCGAGGAGCTGCTGGACGAGACCTCCGACCTGTCCCACCTCTG tttCTACCCCCGTCCCCTGGAGCGCATGTTCGCGCAGACGCTGGACGAGCCGTCCATGCTGCGTTTCGCCATCGCCTTCCCCCTGCTCTGCGCCCACTTCTCGCGCTGCCAGCACCCCATGTGCCCCGAGGAG TACCCCCAGCTGGAGGCGGCGGCGCTGGGGCTGTGCCACAAGTTCCTGGAGGAGCTGGCGCGGGTGGGCAGCGGCTGCGTCCTGGACGCCTGCGCCGAGCAGCACAACCTGAGCCAGCAggtctg TCCCAAGCACTGTGCAGCCACCATCAGCAGAGCCCGCGTCAAGAAAACCCCGAAGCAGCCGCCCCGCAAGGGGGACCCCCAAAGGGACAAACCGGGGACAGAGAGCCACCGGCGGGACCGGACCCTGACCACCAA CATGGACAAGCTGCACCTGACCCTGGCCGAGCTGTCCCTGAGCCTCAACCACGTCCCCAACTTCACCGTCTTCGGGCACACGGTGACACCGGCCGAGTACCTGAGCAGCCACCTGGAGGCGCGCCTGACCAA GGCCATCGTGGCCATGGCCGGGTACAGCCAGGCCTCGCAGGAGGTGGCGCGGCCCTCGGAGGTGCTGGCGGGGCTGGGCGCCTACATGGGGCTGGTGCAGCGCCTGGGACACCTGGTGGCCCTGGACACGGCGCGGCTGCTGCGGacggtgctgctgcagcagagccacccccGCGACGGCAGTGGGCAGCCCACGCTGACCGCCATCTACACCAACTG GTACCTGGAGGCGCTGCTGCGCCAGGCCAGCACCGGGGCCGTGCTCCTGTCCCCGGCCCTCCAGGCCTTCACCACGGTGCCCCGCGAGGAGCAGCCCCCGTTCAGCGCCGCCGAGTTCTCCGACGTCTCAG agaTGCGGGCGCTGGCCGAGCTCATCGGGCCCTACGGGATGAGGTTCCTGAGCGAGAACCTGATGTGGCACGTGGGGTCCCAGGTGGCAGAGCTGAAg AAGCTGGTGGTGGAGAACATGGACACGCTGGTGCAGCTGCGCTGCTGCCGGGCTGAGCAGAGGCCGGCGCTGCTGCCCCGCCTGAGCTGA
- the GTSF1 gene encoding gametocyte-specific factor 1 — protein sequence MDPDAVVQCPYDRNHQVRESRLPYHLVRCQQNNPQVSRTLATCPFNARHRVPRALLRAHVASCPDKLPLELPPDPEEGHGQDCPHLAAPPVPGGLGRRAERAGAGGAAPVHPPGHQGGTCPSPATGPTPPRPRRGWR from the exons ATGGACCCCGACGCGGTGGTGCAGTGCCCGTACGACCGGAACCACCAGGTGCGCGAGTCCCGCCTGCCCTATCACCTGGTGCGCTGCCAGCAG AACAACCCGCAGGTGTCGCGCACCTTGGCCACGTGTCCCTTCAACGCGCGCCACCGCGTCCCGCGCGCGCTCCTGCGCGCCCACGTGGCCTCGTGCCCCGACAAACTGCCGCTGGAGCTGCCGCCAG ACCCCGAGGAGGGACATGGCCAAGACTGCCCACACCTGGCAGCCCCCCCCGTGCCAGGAGGACTGGGACGCAG AGCTGAgcgagctggagctggaggagccGCCCCCGTTCATCCTCCAGGTCACCAAGGGGGGACCTGCCCGTCCCCTGCCACAG gcccGACCCCGCCGCGCCCCCGGAGGGGCTGGCGCTGA